The Flavobacterium sp. 1 genome contains the following window.
GCACAGACTAGTATGCCCAGTTATAACGGACAAGCATTAGCTCCGCTGGAAGTTACGGACAATCCTACTCCTGCTTACGCTCAAAGCAAATACCAATTTCAATGCAGTTCTATCAACAATCCCCGTCTGGGAAATTGCAAATAGCAACAGAATGATTTACAAAAAAAAGTACTCTGTTTATAATCCATTCTGTCAAAAAAACATTTGGCAGAATGGATTTTTAATTACTCAAAGTAAATTTTCACTACTCTATATTAACGATAGATTAACACATATAAAGTACGAATTAAACTGCAATATATTGATATTTGCAATTCAAAAACAAAAAAATGATTTTAAAGAAAATTACTTACATTTCCTTACTTCTGTTCATTTCTTTTACTGTTTTTTCGCAAGAGAAGAACAATGCCGATGCTGACAAACAAAAGTTCACAATTAGCGGAACCATTTCGGATGCTAACAGCAATGAAACCCTGATTGGTGTCAACGTAGCAATCCCTGAATTAAAAATAGGAACTACGACCAATGAATACGGATTTTATTCAATCACCTTACCCAAAGGCGATTATGAAATCAGCATTAGCTATGTTGGTTTTGAAAGTTTATCAGAAAAAATTTCATTAGCCAAAAACACTAAAAAAATTATTCACTCGGTGAATCAGGACAACAGCTAGAAGAAGTAGTAATTACCTCCGAAAAAAATACTGCCAACATTAGAAAACCCGAAATGAGTGTTAACAAACTATCCATTTCGGCAATCAAAAAAATGCCGGTTGTAATGGGCGAAGTAGATGTTATCAAGTCTATTTTATTTCTGCCCGGCGTTACCAATGCTGGCGAAGGACAATCTGGATTTAATGTCCGTGGCGGCGGTGCCGACCAAAATTTAATTCTTTTAGACGAAGCAACCATTTTTAATTCCTCGCACGTTTTTGGGTTTTTCTCCGTTTTTAACCCGGATGCCATCAAAGATTTAAAATTATACAAAGGCGGAATTCCTTCCAAATTTGGAGGAAGAGCATCATCTGTTTTAGACATTTATCAAAAAGACGGAAACAGCAATGATTTTCACATGAATGGAGGAATTGGATTAATTACCAGCCGAATTCTTGCTGAAGGTCCTATTGTAAAAGACAAAGGTTCTTTCTTAGTGGGCGGCCGTGCTTCTTATGCGCATCTTTTTCTAAAATTAGCCAACAATGACAACTCTGCCTATTTTTATGATTTAAATACAAAGCTTAACTACAAATTTAATCCCAATAACAGCTTGTACCTTTCGGGATATTTTGGCCGTGATGTATTTTCTCTAAACGAAACTTTTGCCAATACGTATGGTAATGCAACATTAAATCTGAGATGGAATCATCTTTTTAACGACAAATTATTCTCTAATCTGTCTTTCATTTACAGTGATTACTATTACGGATTAACACTTGATTTCCTTGGATTCGACTGGAATTCGGGCATTAGAAATTACAATTTAAAATACGATTTCAAGCATTATTTATCCAACAATATAAAACTGAACTACGGTTTCAACTCTACGTATTACGATTTCAACCCTGGTACAATTGACCCAAGCGGAAATAATTCCAGCGTTAATTTTAAACAATTAGAAAAAAAATATGCTTTAGAAAATGGAATCTATCTGGAAGCAGAACAAGTTCTAACCAATAAATTGGCTGTTAACTATGGTTTTCGCTATAGTATTTTTAACCGATTGGGAAGCTCAACTATTAATCAATATGAAAACGGCCAGCCTGTAGCTTACGATTCTGATCTAAAAATTTACGAAAAGGCAAAACCGATAGGAACGGTCTTTTACAAAAAAAACAAAACCATTGCCAACTATGACAATTTTGAGCCTCGTGTATCTGTAGCTTACGAGTTAAACAATAATCAATCTGTCAAAGCCAGTTATAACCGCATGGTACAATACCTGCAGTTGGTTTCCAATACCGCCTCTCCTACTCCGCTGGATGTTTGGACGCCAAGCGACGAGTATATTAAGCCTCAAATTGCCGATCAGGTTGCTTTCGGATATTTTAATAACTTTAAACAAAACGAATATACCTTAGAACTGGAAACTTTTTATAAAAAAATAAAAAACCGAATGGATTACATTGATGGTGCTGATTTAGTTGCCAATGAAGCAATCGAGCAGGTAATACTTAACGGCGAAATGCGTTCGTATGGTTTAGAAATATTACTGCGCAAAAACACAGGGAAATTTAACGGCTGGATTGCTTATACCTTATCAAAATCACAGCAGAGAACTCCTGGCAGAACTCCTGATGAAATAGGAATTAACAACGGAGAATGGTACCGCTCTCCTTACGATAAATTACATAACTTGGCTTTTACAGGAAATTATACCTTAAGCGAAAAATGGAATTTCGGAGCAAATTTCACCTTCCAATCTGGACAGCCCGTGACATACCCGAATGGGCAATATGTTTATCAAGGCATTACCGTACCAAGTTATGGAGAACGAAATGGAAGCAGTCTTCCCTTTTACCATCATTTAGATGTGTCGGCCACATATATTCCAAAACCTTTCAAAAAGAAAGGATGGCAAAGTGAATGGGTTTTTAGTATTTATAATCTATACAACCGCCGAAACGCTGCCTCAATGAGTTTTAGAGAAAACGCAGATACGGGTGCAAACGAAGCCGTAAAACTTTCTATTTTTGGAGCAATTCCATCCGTCTCTTATAATTTTAAATTTTAATAAAATGAAAAACATGAAACAATATATAGTATTACTAATTGCCTCGCTCTCTCTTGTAAGCTGCGAAGATGTAGTCAATGTTGATTTAGACACCGCACCTCCAAAATTAGTAATAGACGCATCTATTAAATGGGAAAAAGGAACTACTGGAGCGGTTCAAAAAATTAATTTGACCACCACAACCGATTTTTATTCCAATACCATTCCTGTGGCAACAGGAGCCACTGTTGTTGTTACCAACACAACACCTAATACTCCTGTCGCTTATCAATTTATTGAAAACGGACAAACAGGAGAATATGTCTGCAATAATTTCAGCCCAGTCATCAATAACGAATATGCGCTTGCCATAACCTACAAAGGTCAGACTTATACTTCCAAATCTAAATTTATGCCCACTCCAATAATAGCGTCGACGGAGCAAAGCACAAAACCTGGTATCGATGGTAAAGATTCTTATGAAATTAAATTCTATTGGCAGGACAATGAAGCCCAAGATAACTTTTATCTGGTAGGTGCTAAAAACGCTAATATTGCTTATCCTGAATATGGTGTTCTTTCCGACGAATTTTTTCAAGGTAATTCAATGTTTGCTCTGTATCGAGACGATAAACTCAAAAAAGGAGATGTAATACAATACAGCTTACAGGGAATCACAGAACAATACAGTAATTATATGAACAAATTACTTAACATTGCCGGAAGCGATGGAGGAAACCCTTTTGCAACACCTCCAGCAACCTTAAGAGGAAACATTTTCAATCAAACCAATCCCAATGATTATCCATTAGGCTTTTTCCATCTTGCCGAAATAGATTCAGACAGTTATACTATTCAGTAGCTAATCCAGCTATCCATTACAGGTCCTCGTTCAAAAAACTATTTTTCTAAGCCCTAAAAGGAGCTTCCGCTGGTCGCTCTTTTAGGACAAGAAAAATTAATTTTTTGCACTCCGGGCTTTCCATTGCTATCTGGGCTAAAAAATACGAATTACCGATTATGAATTACGAATCAAGAAATACTATCTTTGGAGAACATTTCATAATTCACAACTCATAATTAATTTATGTCTTCACACCACATCGTTCGCGACGACCAAGAACCAGCTTTAATCATTGCAAACGGTGCTTCCTGCAATCCCGAATTACTGGGACAACTACTCGAATGGTCACCGCTGGTAATTGTACTTGATTCGGCTATCGAAAGGGTGTTGGAATTAGGCATTAAAGTCGATGTGCTGTTAGGCGATTTCGACCGCGGATTTAACCCCGAAGTGTACAAAACAAAGCAGTATCCAATAGAAATTGTACACACGCCCGACCAAGACAAAACTGATTTAGAAAAAGCATTCGATTACCTCATCCAAAGACAGATTCCTGCCGTAAATGTAGTGTGGGCAACCGGAAAACGTGCCGATCATACCATTACGAATCTCACGAATATTGTCCGCTACCGAAATTCAATCAAGATCGTTATCCTCGACGACCATTCCAAAATATTTTTATTGCCCAATAAATTTGAAAAATGGTACACTGCAGGAACTCCAATTTCACTAATCCCCATTGGAATTGTAAACGGAATCCATTCTAAAAATTTAGTATATCCGTTAGAAAACGACACACTCACTATAGGATACCGAACAGGAAGCAGTAATGCCGTTGCCCAAGACGGACTCGTTACTTTGACCCATACAGACGGCGATTTATTACTTATGGAATGTATGGATTAAATTCTCATTTACACAAAAAGTGTATCACTCCAAATTAAAATCCTTTTTACGATTTATCAAGAATTGTATATATCTTAGCACAAGATAAAGTCTGGCATTTATCAGGCCTATATACTAGTTGTGTGTCATTTTGACTAAACGAAACGAAAATATAAAAAATGAAATTAAGATATTTAGCTTTGATCTTTATAAATGCATTGATATTGTTGGTATTTCTTAATATTTCAGTGGACAAACTTGAAACTGTTCTTGATGGTTCTATTATTGAAATAGAAATATTTAAAATTATCGGTTTTACTATTTTATCTTTAATAGGAATAAGAATTCTTATCTCATATTTTAGGTGGAAAAAAATAAATTCTAAATCTACAAAACAAAAAATATCTGCTTTATTAATATTTACAATCTGCTTTATTTTATATTTTAACTATTCTCAAAAATTTATTGAAAACAGAATTGTAAATATAACTTTAAGGAGACAACTATCACAAAAGATAAAATTTATAAATGGCAGTGAAAGTGAAACCAAAGCAGAAAATTTAACATTTGAAGAATATCAATTAATTATTAAAACAAAATGGTTTCCAAAAATATCAAAAGAAGCAAAAAACATATCTTATTACTATTGGTATGATGGTTTTCTACCTGATCATAGTTTTACGTTAAAGTATAATGTTCCAAAAAACATAAAAATAAAACCTTTTGACATTACTGATGGCGATTTTACTCAAAGCCAAAAAGTAGAAATGTTAAAGACTTCAAAGAACGTTGAATATTCAGAAAATGAACAATAATTAAAAGAGAAAAACGAAAACTTAAATGGTAATCGAAAAAGAACTAATTACTAAGCTTAAAAAAATTGATGGAAATGGATTTTTTAAGAAAAACCCATTTCAATTATTTGGTTCCAAAGAACATAAATATGAACTAAATAATTGTTTAAAAGAAGAAGAAATTCTAGACTTTGAAAAAACGAATCAAATTGAACTGCCCTCGGAATATAGAAATTTCATAAAAAATATCGGAAATGGAGGAGTTGGTCCAGCGTACGGAGTTTTCAAGTTGGAAGATTGGAATATTGAACTTGACATTGAGAACAGTAATTTTTTAAATAAAAATTTTCCATATATAGAAAAATGGAATTTAGCATATTCAGAAAACAAAAATGATGAAGATTTTACAGAAAGTGACGAATTTAAAAATTGGGAATTAGAGTGTTTTAGTGAAACACATATTTATGGAAGTATTAGAATTTGTCATTATGGATGTGCAATTTATTATTTTTTGGTAGTTTCGGGAATAGAAAAAGGAAATATATGGATTGATGCAAGAGCAAATGATGAAGGAATATATCCATTGAAAACTGAAACTAAATCGAGATATAATTTTGCAGAATGGTATAATGAATGGATAAATGAAAGCTTGAAAAAACTGAATAAATAAAAAAACGACGCACAACAGCTACAACAATGGATTTAGGCAATACGCTTAATGGAAAGTTGGTTTTGTATTTGGATGATTTGGCAAATCCGAAAATAGGTCTTAATTCAGTCTCAAACCCGCTGATTACTATGGTATTACCAAATAAAAATTCGTAAAAAAGCCATCTATTTTTTGCGAATAATTAATAACTTTGATTTAGGAAAAACAAAAAAGTCTTGCGAAGGGGAAGAGCATTTTTTTCTCTTTCCTTTCAAAAGAAATTTTATTTAATGTTTTTTTTACGCTACTTGTCTTTTTTCAAACATTTTGTTTTCTCTTATGCATGCACATACTCTATGTACAAGTTTGTTCCTAACATTGTTTATGATAAGCATCTTGTTTTTACCTTCTTCCACCTTTCGATTAAAATAATTTTTTAATTCAGGATCACTGGTAATTGCTGACAAGGCACACATATGAAGCTGTTTTTTTAATTTTTTGTTAGCCACATAATGGACTTTTGGTTTTGAGCGAATACTTTTCCCCGAGGTATGTTCAAAAGGTACAACACCTGCATAACAAGCCAGTTGGCGAGGAGTTGTATACATTGTAAATTCGTTTGTAAAACAAATCAAAAACAAAGCCGTTACTTTTCCGATGCCAATAACAGATGTGACAAGAGTGAAAATTCTAGAAATATTTTCATCGTCATTTATTGTTTTGTCCAATTGTTTTTCAATGTTTTTTAGATCCAAATCAATTCCCTTGATGGTGCTTTTCTGTAGTTTTTCAGAAAGTCTGGCTACTTCCAAATCAAAGGCTTTGAGTTCTTTTACATTTCGCAACAAAGAAGCTTTTGTTGCAACTAATTTTTCCCGCAGGGACAAAAGATTTCTCATTTTGTTGATTTCCATTCTGGGAGCATTAAAAATAACTGCTTCCTCCACATTTTTCATGGCATAAAAAGCAATTCTTTGGGCATCAACTTTGTCGTTTTTGCCTCTTTGAACCCCAATGCTGCGAATAATTTTCAGTGACATTTCGACCCAAAGTGAGAACTTTTCAATCATTAGACATTTGATTATTAACTTGCCGTACATTCCTGTGTGTTCTAAACAAACAAGCGTGTTTTCAAACGTGGAACCTTGTTCCTTGAGCCATTTGCAAAGGGACTTGATTCCTTTGTAATCATTTACAAACTGGCTGTGAATTGATTTTTCTTTATTTCTATCCAAAATTACTACGGCATCAAAATATTCTTTTGACACATCGATACCTAAAAAATGTTTAAATTTACTCATAAGAAAAGATTTTAAGCATTAGCAACCAAATTATTGAACACACTCGTAACCTTGATAATAGGCCTTAAAACCTGAATTACTATTTGATGCTTGTTCAATATAAACTGACAAAGTCCTAATCAGCGGATAAGTCTAAAAACTTTGTAGTACCAATGGTGTACTTTGTCAGTTTGGTTGTTAATTTAAATTTACGAATAATTTATTATGCAAATCTAAAGGTAGTACCAGAACGTCAGGCTGTGAAAAAACCTCTTTTTTTCATTCCAACCTCTTTATTTTGCCCTCACAAAATTCAAATAAGGGCTTTTAACGAAGCCTCTTTTTTAGGAGGCTAATTTAGTTTCAAAGAAAAAGAAGTCTAATTTCGGTTTTAAATAACTCATTTTTAACAAAAACAAGACTTTTGCCTTGTAGGGTGAGTTCCATTTCTTGAGTTTGGCAATGAGCTCGGGAACTCCGAGTATATTGATGCTGCGTTTGATGTTATAGACCAGCATAATCAGGCTGTGTTCTCCATTTACTTTTTCCAATCCTGTTAAATTGGTGTGATTGTAGCCCCATTGCCGTTTGATAGTGCCAAAAATGTGTTCGTTGATTTCCTGCCGCTTGCGGTAGAGCTGTGCATTTGCGTGGTAGCGTTTGTTGTTTTCTTCTACGGCATCGGCATATTGGCTGCGGTCTATATCTCGACCGGCCATCCTACTGGTGCATAAATGTTTTACAGGACATTCTCTGCATTTGGGTGTTCGGTATCTCTTGAACTCATAACTGTCTCTGTCCGTGGTTTTCTTGTGCCAGTGGCCTGTAGTTTTAAGCGTTTCGCCCTGTGGGCAAGTGTAGGTGTCGGTGGTTTTATTGTATTGGAACTTAGAAACAAAATAATCCTTGGTTGTTCCGTTTTCCTTATTTTTTCCTTGTTCGGGTTGCGCTACAATTGTAGTGATATTGGCTTGCCTACAGGCTTCTATTTCTCGCCCGTTATGATAGCCTTTGTCCACCAAAGCCGTGTAGGTTTCTATTTCTAAATTCTCTTTGGCTTCTATGGCAATAGCCGATAAGGCGTTGCGGTCATTACGATTGATGGTGTGCGTGGCTACTACAAGATTGTGTTTGGCATCGACGGCTGCCTGCATATTAAATGAGATTTCAACCACCTGTCCCTGAACCAATAATGCTCTGGCATCGCTGTCGGTGGTGCTTATTTGGGGTTCTCCGCTTGCTTTTAGTTTTTCTTCCAGCAATTCGTAGCGGATTTTGTTTTGTTTGAGACACTCTATTTTTTGTTGGACATTTTTGATTTTTGGAGAGTTTTCTTTTGCATCATTTGCTTCCAGAGCATCAAGATATTCTTGGGTTTTGGTCTCAATGTATTCCAGGTGCTTGTCAATTTTCTTTTGGTTAAAATTGGCTTTTTTGCTGTTGTGAGCCCGGCTTTTGGTGCCGTCAATGGCAATGGTTTCACCGCCTATCAAGTCCGCATCTTTCAAGAATGAGACAAAAAGCTTGAAGAGTTTCTTCAAGGCAGCGGGATTGTTTTTTCTGAAATCTGAGATGCTGTGGTAATTGGGACGAATATCTTCCAATAGCCATTGCATTTCAATGTTTCTAAAACATTCCTTCTCTAATTTTCGCGAGCTTCTTATTCCGCCCAGATAACCGTATAAATAGATTTTAAGAAACACTTTGGTATCGTAGCTCGGGCGGCCTTCGGTTTTGATGGTTTGCACTGCAAAACCCAGCTTAGCAAGGTCTGTAAACGTCACAAATGCATCTATAAATCGCACTTGATTATCGGGAGCTATGGCGTCTTCTAAACTGGAAATACGCATCTGGTGGCGGGAAATTCCTATGATATGCTGCATCCCTAAAAATACGAAAATTCCTGTTTTAACACAAGTTTTTTGTTATATTTGTTCCTAAGCAAACGGAAGTTTTTTCACAGACTGACGTCAGGCTGTAAAAAAACCTCCTAAAATTCAGAAAGTATTCGGAGGGCTACCAAAGAAAAAACTCAAATATGAGATTCTCAAGAGGCTGATTTTAGTTTTTTCACAGACTGACGTTATGGGCAATGCAGCGACCACCTGACCAATATTCGATAGACAGACAAGAAAATGAATAAAGACGACATCATAAATTCTCAAATTGAACCGCTGCTGGACTACTTTCAAAAAGTAATTCGGTTAAACAATGACGAAAAACAACTGGTAACAGAATTATTCAAACCAAGACTTTACCGCAAAAGACAATATGTTTTGCAGGAAGGCGACATTTGCAATCAATTCAACTTTATTGTTCGTGGTTGTTTGCGTATGTACAAAGTGGACGACAAGGGCAACACACATATATTACAATTCGCTGCTGAAAATTGGTGGTTGGGCAATATTGGAAGTTTTCATGAACGAAAGCCTTCAGAATTGAATATTGACGCTATAGAAGATACAATGGTATTACAAATTAGTCACGATAATTTAACATTGCTTTACACAAATGCCCCCAAGTTCGACCGCATTTTTAGGGTGTTAATTGAAAATAGTTTTGTATCCCTACAAAAACGATTATTACAAAATATCAGTTCTACTGCCGAAGAAAGATACCATTCGTTTTTGGATAGCTATTCGCACCTCTCAAACCGACTTCCACAAACCCAAATAGCTTCATTTTTGGGAATTACACCAGAATTTTTAAGCCGTTTAAGAAACAGGCAATCTAAAAAATCTTAATCTACATCAATACTATTTCTTGATGCAGTTCATTGGACAGAGCCTTCTTTCCGATGCATCTTTGCATTATCAAAATCATTAAAAATTTTAAAAGAAATAGTATGATAACAACATCAAAAGTAGCCGTAATTGGCTTAGGAAGCATTGGTAAAATAGTTGCCCAAAATTTTGTAAAAGGCAATCGTCCTGTAATAATTGCAAGCCGTAAACTGGAAGATGCAACAGCATTGGCACAAGAATTAGGAAGTCTTGCAACAGCATCAGAAACTGGCGAAGCCATTAAGAATGCAGACATCATTGTGCTTTCTGTTTGGTTCAACACCATTCAAGAATTGTTTGAACAATATGGTGCAGAACTGAATGGCAAAATCATCATTGACCCATCTAACCCAATTGCACCAGACGAAAATGGCGGCTTCAAAAAAATTATTGGCGAAAAAGAATCAGCAGGACAATTGAACGCAACTATTTTACCTCTAGGTGCAACTTTGGTAAAAGCTTTTGGAACATTAGGAGCATCATCATTAGCCAACGTAGATTTTCAAACACCTGAAAAATCAGTTTTATTTTATGCTAGTGACAACACAACTGTTGATGCAGAAGTGGAGCAATTAATTCAGGACAATGGTTTTGATGCCATAAAAGTGGGCTGTTTAGACCAATCAATCCGTATTGAAGTATTTGGCGACTTACACGAATTTGGCAAGTTAGGCAAAACCGTAACGCTTGAAGAAGTCAAAAACTTAATAACTAACATCTAATTAAAACCGAAATGAAAAATTTATTCATCTATGCAACTTTGGTTTTAGCTTTAGCGGCTTGCCAAAACGAAACAAAAAATTCAAAACAAAACGATATGGAACAGACAACAGAAAAATCAGCAATTGAAAAGTTACTTTTCTCTTACCGTGACGCCTTAAACACATCAGACGTAAATAAAGTGATGCCCCTTTATACAAACGATGGAGTATTTATGCCTTCCAATGCACCTTCTGCAATCGGACAAGAACAAATAAAAGATTCTTATGAGTTTGTGTTTAAAACCATTCAATTAAGCAACATAGAATTTTTTATAGACGAAATTGTGGTAAATGGCGACTATGCTTTTCTAAGAACAACTTCTAAATTCACTACTTTAATTCACGCCAACGGACAAACCGTGGCAGAAGAAGGCAGAGAACTTTTTGTTCTTCAAAAAACAAGTGGACAATGGAAAATAAGCCGCTATATGTTTAACAAAATGAAATAAACAGGAAAGCACTGCCCATAACAGCGGCTACACGCAATTGCTGGTTTTTAGTAAATTGAACGTCTTATTTTCATAACTTCGTTCACGGTAGCGGAAAATTCTCTGCTCCAATCGTCGCAACTGACGTATAGCCGCGACACGTTATGGGTTATTAAACCAAAAACATCAACAAAGAATATGCACAGATTTGAAGACTATCGAAGCGCTTCAAACAAGTGGATCAACAATTCTTGTGAAAAATCTGCAAATGATTCAACTCCGCTACGCAAAGTCTCCAGACTTTGTGCGTTTCTTTAAAAGTTCTTGAAAACGCGAAGTTTAATAAAAGTCTCCCGACTTTTTTACGTAAATATTTTAGAAAATAAGTACGTTTGCATATAAATCGAAGTACACTCATTTTAAATAGAAATAAAAAACTACAAAATAACAACTGTGTTACTTTGTAGTTTTTATA
Protein-coding sequences here:
- a CDS encoding DUF4249 family protein; the protein is MKQYIVLLIASLSLVSCEDVVNVDLDTAPPKLVIDASIKWEKGTTGAVQKINLTTTTDFYSNTIPVATGATVVVTNTTPNTPVAYQFIENGQTGEYVCNNFSPVINNEYALAITYKGQTYTSKSKFMPTPIIASTEQSTKPGIDGKDSYEIKFYWQDNEAQDNFYLVGAKNANIAYPEYGVLSDEFFQGNSMFALYRDDKLKKGDVIQYSLQGITEQYSNYMNKLLNIAGSDGGNPFATPPATLRGNIFNQTNPNDYPLGFFHLAEIDSDSYTIQ
- a CDS encoding SgcJ/EcaC family oxidoreductase, which translates into the protein MKNLFIYATLVLALAACQNETKNSKQNDMEQTTEKSAIEKLLFSYRDALNTSDVNKVMPLYTNDGVFMPSNAPSAIGQEQIKDSYEFVFKTIQLSNIEFFIDEIVVNGDYAFLRTTSKFTTLIHANGQTVAEEGRELFVLQKTSGQWKISRYMFNKMK
- a CDS encoding thiamine diphosphokinase is translated as MSSHHIVRDDQEPALIIANGASCNPELLGQLLEWSPLVIVLDSAIERVLELGIKVDVLLGDFDRGFNPEVYKTKQYPIEIVHTPDQDKTDLEKAFDYLIQRQIPAVNVVWATGKRADHTITNLTNIVRYRNSIKIVILDDHSKIFLLPNKFEKWYTAGTPISLIPIGIVNGIHSKNLVYPLENDTLTIGYRTGSSNAVAQDGLVTLTHTDGDLLLMECMD
- a CDS encoding IS1182 family transposase, whose product is MQHIIGISRHQMRISSLEDAIAPDNQVRFIDAFVTFTDLAKLGFAVQTIKTEGRPSYDTKVFLKIYLYGYLGGIRSSRKLEKECFRNIEMQWLLEDIRPNYHSISDFRKNNPAALKKLFKLFVSFLKDADLIGGETIAIDGTKSRAHNSKKANFNQKKIDKHLEYIETKTQEYLDALEANDAKENSPKIKNVQQKIECLKQNKIRYELLEEKLKASGEPQISTTDSDARALLVQGQVVEISFNMQAAVDAKHNLVVATHTINRNDRNALSAIAIEAKENLEIETYTALVDKGYHNGREIEACRQANITTIVAQPEQGKNKENGTTKDYFVSKFQYNKTTDTYTCPQGETLKTTGHWHKKTTDRDSYEFKRYRTPKCRECPVKHLCTSRMAGRDIDRSQYADAVEENNKRYHANAQLYRKRQEINEHIFGTIKRQWGYNHTNLTGLEKVNGEHSLIMLVYNIKRSINILGVPELIAKLKKWNSPYKAKVLFLLKMSYLKPKLDFFFFETKLAS
- a CDS encoding IS110 family transposase, with amino-acid sequence MSKFKHFLGIDVSKEYFDAVVILDRNKEKSIHSQFVNDYKGIKSLCKWLKEQGSTFENTLVCLEHTGMYGKLIIKCLMIEKFSLWVEMSLKIIRSIGVQRGKNDKVDAQRIAFYAMKNVEEAVIFNAPRMEINKMRNLLSLREKLVATKASLLRNVKELKAFDLEVARLSEKLQKSTIKGIDLDLKNIEKQLDKTINDDENISRIFTLVTSVIGIGKVTALFLICFTNEFTMYTTPRQLACYAGVVPFEHTSGKSIRSKPKVHYVANKKLKKQLHMCALSAITSDPELKNYFNRKVEEGKNKMLIINNVRNKLVHRVCACIRENKMFEKRQVA
- a CDS encoding NADPH-dependent F420 reductase; protein product: MITTSKVAVIGLGSIGKIVAQNFVKGNRPVIIASRKLEDATALAQELGSLATASETGEAIKNADIIVLSVWFNTIQELFEQYGAELNGKIIIDPSNPIAPDENGGFKKIIGEKESAGQLNATILPLGATLVKAFGTLGASSLANVDFQTPEKSVLFYASDNTTVDAEVEQLIQDNGFDAIKVGCLDQSIRIEVFGDLHEFGKLGKTVTLEEVKNLITNI
- a CDS encoding SMI1/KNR4 family protein is translated as MVIEKELITKLKKIDGNGFFKKNPFQLFGSKEHKYELNNCLKEEEILDFEKTNQIELPSEYRNFIKNIGNGGVGPAYGVFKLEDWNIELDIENSNFLNKNFPYIEKWNLAYSENKNDEDFTESDEFKNWELECFSETHIYGSIRICHYGCAIYYFLVVSGIEKGNIWIDARANDEGIYPLKTETKSRYNFAEWYNEWINESLKKLNK
- a CDS encoding Crp/Fnr family transcriptional regulator; the encoded protein is MNKDDIINSQIEPLLDYFQKVIRLNNDEKQLVTELFKPRLYRKRQYVLQEGDICNQFNFIVRGCLRMYKVDDKGNTHILQFAAENWWLGNIGSFHERKPSELNIDAIEDTMVLQISHDNLTLLYTNAPKFDRIFRVLIENSFVSLQKRLLQNISSTAEERYHSFLDSYSHLSNRLPQTQIASFLGITPEFLSRLRNRQSKKS